In Podarcis muralis chromosome 14, rPodMur119.hap1.1, whole genome shotgun sequence, one genomic interval encodes:
- the SORD gene encoding sorbitol dehydrogenase isoform X1, whose product MAAPDGANLSVVVHKAGDLRLENRPVPEPGPNEVLLKMHSVGICGSDVHYWTHGRIGDFVVKNPIVLGHEASGTVVEVGSAVTKLKKGDRVAIEPGVPRETDEFCKIGRYNLSPSIFFCATPPDDGNLCRYYKHDANFCYKLPDNVTYEEGALIEPLSVGIHACRRAGVTLGSKVLICGAGPIGLVTLLIAKAMGAAQVVITDLSAPRLGKAKEIGADFAVQIKSESPEEVAHLVEQALGCMPDITVECTGAQAAIQTGIYATRSGGTLVLVGLGPEMVTLPIVNAAVREVDIRGVFRYCNTWPMAIAMLASKKVNVQPLVTHRFPLEKAVEAFETTKKGLGIKIMLKCDPSDQNP is encoded by the exons ATGGCAGCTCCCGACGGCGCGAACCTGTCGGTGGTGGTGCACAAGGCCGGCGACTTGCGCCTG GAAAACCGGCCAGTACCTGAACCAGGTCCCAACG AGGTGCTTTTGAAGATGCATTCTGTAGGGATTTGCGGCTCTGACGTCCATTATTGGACACATGGACGAATTGGGGATTTTGTTGTGAAGAACCCCATAGTGCTGGGCCACGAGGCTTCAGGAACAGTTGTCGAAGTGGGGTCCGCAGTGACCAAATTAAAGAAAG GTGACCGAGTGGCTATTGAGCCTGGAGTTCCCCGAGAAACAGATGAATTCTGCAAAATTGGCCGATACAACCTGTCTCCAAGCATCTTCTTCTGTGCAACTCCTCCTGATGATGGGAACCTGTGCCGCTATTACAAGCATGATGCAAACTTTTGCTACAA ACTTCCAGACAATGTGACCTATGAGGAAGGTGCCCTCATTGAACCTCTTTCTGTGGGAATCCACGCCTGCCGAAGAGCCGGAGTGACTCTGGGAAGCAAGGTCTTAATTTGTGGTGCTG GACCCATTGGACTTGTGACTTTGCTTATTGCTAAGGCAATGGGGGCTGCACAAGTGGTGATAACAG ATTTATCAGCTCCCCGCCTTGGAAAGGCTAAGGAAATTGGGGCTGATTTCGCAGTCCAGATAAAGAGTGAGAGCCCAGAGGAGGTGGCCCACCTCGTGGAACAAGCGCTTGGTTGCATGCCTGACATCACGGTGGAATGCACCGGAGCCCAGGCCGCTATCCAGACGGGAATATAT GCAACACGTTCTGGAGGGACTCTGGTTTTGGTGGGGCTAGGACCTGAGATGGTCACGTTGCCCATTGTGAATGCTGCTGTGCGGGAGGTGGACATCCGAGGGGTATTTCGATACTGCAATAC GTGGCCAATGGCAATTGCTATGCTTGCATCAAAAAAAGTGAACGTCCAACCACTGGTGACACATCGCTTTCCTTTGGAAAAAGCTGTGGAGGCTTTTGAGACCACCAAGAAGGGGCTTGGGATAAAAATTATGCTGAAGTGCGATCCCAGCGATCAGAATCCTTGA
- the SORD gene encoding sorbitol dehydrogenase isoform X2 translates to MHSVGICGSDVHYWTHGRIGDFVVKNPIVLGHEASGTVVEVGSAVTKLKKGDRVAIEPGVPRETDEFCKIGRYNLSPSIFFCATPPDDGNLCRYYKHDANFCYKLPDNVTYEEGALIEPLSVGIHACRRAGVTLGSKVLICGAGPIGLVTLLIAKAMGAAQVVITDLSAPRLGKAKEIGADFAVQIKSESPEEVAHLVEQALGCMPDITVECTGAQAAIQTGIYATRSGGTLVLVGLGPEMVTLPIVNAAVREVDIRGVFRYCNTWPMAIAMLASKKVNVQPLVTHRFPLEKAVEAFETTKKGLGIKIMLKCDPSDQNP, encoded by the exons ATGCATTCTGTAGGGATTTGCGGCTCTGACGTCCATTATTGGACACATGGACGAATTGGGGATTTTGTTGTGAAGAACCCCATAGTGCTGGGCCACGAGGCTTCAGGAACAGTTGTCGAAGTGGGGTCCGCAGTGACCAAATTAAAGAAAG GTGACCGAGTGGCTATTGAGCCTGGAGTTCCCCGAGAAACAGATGAATTCTGCAAAATTGGCCGATACAACCTGTCTCCAAGCATCTTCTTCTGTGCAACTCCTCCTGATGATGGGAACCTGTGCCGCTATTACAAGCATGATGCAAACTTTTGCTACAA ACTTCCAGACAATGTGACCTATGAGGAAGGTGCCCTCATTGAACCTCTTTCTGTGGGAATCCACGCCTGCCGAAGAGCCGGAGTGACTCTGGGAAGCAAGGTCTTAATTTGTGGTGCTG GACCCATTGGACTTGTGACTTTGCTTATTGCTAAGGCAATGGGGGCTGCACAAGTGGTGATAACAG ATTTATCAGCTCCCCGCCTTGGAAAGGCTAAGGAAATTGGGGCTGATTTCGCAGTCCAGATAAAGAGTGAGAGCCCAGAGGAGGTGGCCCACCTCGTGGAACAAGCGCTTGGTTGCATGCCTGACATCACGGTGGAATGCACCGGAGCCCAGGCCGCTATCCAGACGGGAATATAT GCAACACGTTCTGGAGGGACTCTGGTTTTGGTGGGGCTAGGACCTGAGATGGTCACGTTGCCCATTGTGAATGCTGCTGTGCGGGAGGTGGACATCCGAGGGGTATTTCGATACTGCAATAC GTGGCCAATGGCAATTGCTATGCTTGCATCAAAAAAAGTGAACGTCCAACCACTGGTGACACATCGCTTTCCTTTGGAAAAAGCTGTGGAGGCTTTTGAGACCACCAAGAAGGGGCTTGGGATAAAAATTATGCTGAAGTGCGATCCCAGCGATCAGAATCCTTGA